In Rubripirellula tenax, the following are encoded in one genomic region:
- a CDS encoding DUF7133 domain-containing protein: MPRSLHPYVRRLGWHGCVVGLLLGLPFLAAAQETRVPPTGNDQVTEAIATFENKGVQPDASQPTSPAKVGSTFRTADGVAIDLIANEPDVAQPLFCSWDSKGRLWVVQYRQYQYPAGLKVVRFDQYLRAVFDKVPEPPPHGAPGLDKITLYEDRDGDGFLETSRDVIDGLNIATSVQTGDGGIWVLNPPYLLFYPDENDDDVPDGDPEVHLSGFGIQDTHSVANSLTWGVDGWLYGANGSTTGSTTGGTIKSPTDSVGIAFEGQCIWRYHPRLHRFEIYAEGGGNTFSFEMDAGGQVFSGTNSGNTRGYHYPQGGYFEKNWGKHGPLTNPYALGYLKAMPSDGDDRRFPQAFLIYESDLFGPSFLQTIVAPNSLHNVVWHSDRVSMGSTYRTVDRDNLVESSDRWFRPVYAGVGPDGSIYMADWYDTRLSHLSPTDNWHKTSGRLYRVRPTDSPLPKYTAGDLSQATNDELISHFDSDNKWLRQRSVLELSWRDDVSIVDRLIAKVRQSGSLEALWTLHGIERLDARLIKEFLNHRDAPIRRWTIRLLGDGTVVNDTVAVDADFRALASGESDVQVRSQWASSAKRLPADVAIPIVDGLLDHTDDLDDPQIPLLIWWAVENHADELANLDPLLRQTARRQRPLFQQVILARLMQRYALIGTQAAFASAEQLIGMVEDEPSTDQIIRGLNQAFVGRSIPSLPPAMGKAMTEYRQSLGKSGIVLRLRQEGDSAVKDALAALADASIDEAVRAELLATLGTRFYPGALPTLLAIATGNRGDAPALQRAAIAALAVYDAPDIAQQLLTKFQTTISAEHELRDTACRTLASRLPWAQELVAEVNAWRMKPQDLSADVIQRLRTFDDPVLTQQVDRALGPVITVSSAETARRINELIHHMSEALGDATSGKLHYEKKCASCHMLFGQGHKVGPPLDGYERGNAKFWLPAILDPSLEIREGFQSFRALTIDGRVITGMIADRSPHSITFRGPDQKTTLVPREEIDQFDPLATSLMPAQLLDDMTNDEVIDLLAYLMQSRPQSP, translated from the coding sequence ATGCCGCGTTCCCTTCACCCATACGTCCGTCGATTAGGATGGCATGGATGCGTTGTCGGATTGTTGCTCGGTTTGCCGTTTCTTGCCGCGGCCCAGGAAACTCGCGTTCCCCCGACCGGCAATGATCAAGTCACCGAGGCGATCGCAACCTTCGAAAACAAGGGCGTCCAACCCGACGCATCGCAGCCTACATCGCCCGCCAAGGTCGGGTCGACGTTTCGCACCGCCGATGGAGTGGCCATCGACTTAATCGCGAACGAACCCGACGTGGCTCAGCCCCTATTTTGCAGTTGGGATTCCAAAGGGCGACTGTGGGTCGTTCAATACCGACAGTATCAGTATCCGGCCGGATTGAAAGTCGTTCGCTTCGATCAATACTTGCGAGCCGTTTTTGACAAGGTTCCCGAACCGCCGCCCCACGGCGCGCCGGGCTTGGACAAGATCACCCTCTACGAAGATCGCGACGGCGACGGCTTTCTTGAAACGTCTCGCGATGTCATCGACGGTCTGAACATCGCCACCTCGGTGCAAACCGGCGACGGTGGCATTTGGGTTTTGAATCCTCCGTATCTCTTGTTCTATCCCGACGAAAACGATGACGACGTTCCCGATGGTGATCCCGAAGTTCATTTATCGGGCTTTGGCATCCAAGACACACACTCGGTCGCCAACAGTTTGACGTGGGGCGTGGACGGATGGCTATACGGCGCCAACGGCAGCACCACCGGCAGCACCACCGGCGGCACGATCAAGTCACCAACCGACTCGGTCGGAATTGCTTTCGAAGGCCAATGCATCTGGCGATACCATCCGCGACTACATCGTTTCGAAATCTATGCCGAAGGCGGTGGCAACACTTTCAGTTTTGAAATGGATGCCGGGGGCCAAGTTTTCTCGGGAACGAATTCAGGCAACACGCGTGGCTACCACTATCCGCAGGGCGGTTACTTCGAAAAAAACTGGGGCAAGCACGGACCGCTGACCAATCCGTACGCATTGGGTTACTTGAAGGCGATGCCCAGCGACGGCGACGACCGGCGTTTTCCACAAGCGTTCTTGATCTACGAAAGCGATCTATTTGGTCCTTCGTTTCTGCAGACCATCGTCGCGCCGAATTCGCTGCACAACGTGGTCTGGCACAGCGACCGAGTTTCGATGGGTTCGACCTATCGAACGGTGGATCGCGACAACTTAGTTGAATCCAGCGACCGATGGTTTCGGCCCGTGTACGCCGGTGTCGGACCCGACGGATCGATTTACATGGCCGATTGGTACGACACACGACTGAGTCACCTCAGCCCGACGGATAACTGGCACAAGACCAGCGGCCGACTGTACCGAGTGCGCCCGACCGATTCGCCCTTGCCAAAATACACCGCAGGCGATCTATCCCAAGCAACCAACGACGAACTGATCTCACATTTCGACTCGGATAACAAATGGTTGCGTCAGAGAAGTGTCCTAGAACTCTCATGGCGAGATGACGTGTCGATCGTCGATCGGCTGATAGCGAAGGTTCGTCAATCGGGATCACTCGAGGCCCTGTGGACTCTGCATGGAATCGAACGACTCGACGCCCGCTTGATCAAAGAGTTTCTGAACCACCGGGATGCCCCGATTCGAAGATGGACGATTCGCTTGCTGGGCGATGGAACGGTTGTCAACGACACAGTAGCGGTGGACGCCGACTTCCGCGCGTTGGCCTCGGGCGAATCGGACGTCCAAGTCCGCAGCCAGTGGGCCAGCTCTGCCAAGCGGCTCCCCGCCGACGTCGCGATCCCGATCGTTGACGGCTTGCTGGACCATACCGACGACTTGGACGATCCACAGATTCCACTTCTGATTTGGTGGGCGGTTGAGAATCACGCCGACGAGCTAGCGAACCTGGATCCGCTTTTGCGACAGACCGCGCGGCGACAACGGCCCCTGTTCCAACAGGTCATCCTGGCCCGCTTGATGCAGCGTTACGCGTTGATCGGAACGCAGGCTGCGTTTGCATCGGCGGAACAATTGATTGGCATGGTCGAGGACGAACCGTCAACGGACCAGATCATTCGTGGACTCAACCAAGCGTTCGTCGGCCGATCAATCCCGTCGTTACCGCCCGCGATGGGCAAAGCCATGACGGAGTATCGCCAGTCGCTAGGCAAATCAGGAATCGTCTTGCGCTTGCGACAGGAAGGCGACTCCGCCGTGAAGGACGCCCTGGCCGCGCTGGCGGACGCATCGATCGACGAAGCCGTCCGCGCCGAACTCTTGGCGACACTGGGAACGCGATTCTATCCCGGCGCGCTGCCGACATTACTGGCAATCGCAACGGGCAATCGAGGCGACGCCCCTGCCCTTCAACGCGCGGCCATCGCCGCGCTCGCAGTCTACGATGCCCCCGATATCGCCCAACAACTGCTTACCAAATTTCAGACGACGATCTCGGCGGAACATGAACTTCGCGATACGGCCTGTCGCACCTTGGCGTCGCGTCTTCCATGGGCGCAAGAGTTGGTGGCGGAAGTCAACGCGTGGCGAATGAAACCCCAGGATCTGTCCGCCGACGTGATCCAGCGACTTCGAACCTTCGATGATCCCGTACTCACACAGCAGGTTGATAGAGCGCTGGGTCCCGTCATCACCGTGTCGTCAGCCGAAACGGCGCGGCGAATCAATGAACTGATTCACCACATGAGCGAGGCGCTCGGCGATGCCACGTCTGGCAAACTTCACTATGAAAAGAAGTGTGCCAGCTGTCACATGCTGTTCGGGCAAGGTCACAAAGTGGGTCCGCCGCTGGACGGATACGAACGGGGCAACGCGAAATTTTGGTTGCCAGCCATCTTGGATCCGAGTCTCGAAATTCGCGAAGGCTTTCAATCGTTCCGTGCACTGACGATCGACGGGCGTGTCATTACCGGCATGATTGCCGATCGGTCGCCGCATTCGATCACGTTTCGTGGTCCCGATCAAAAAACGACACTGGTTCCACGCGAAGAAATCGATCAGTTCGATCCGCTGGCAACGTCGTTGATGCCGGCCCAGTTGCTCGATGACATGACCAACGACGAAGTCATCGACCTGCTGGCCTACTTGATGCAATCCCGTCCGCAGTCCCCGTGA
- a CDS encoding dockerin type I domain-containing protein: MLHKKKKRRRLIVERLESRALLAAGIDVALYEFTTHDPSNGVLHLFSSDTHASTTASDITSSLFLGFTGNGDPPRGLALGGAFDETSEPTPAGGQNDYLEFTIAPDAGFELSLSRFAMQVRKNDPNSKDSYSVYFDNDPGAGGDNFTTKILSQTIFSEDIFETLDVDLESVAMLANQTTPITFRVYSWGTVGLGTARLDNIRVQAVAETSSGSIYAYYGDSERLINPLDELGNRVADFSTAGYKYGNSPIPDVTQSIAAARVVNVSPIAGDNTAHIQAAIDQVEAMSLDANGFRGIVQLGAGDFPINDQVNILGSGVVLRGVGDGDDPLVDTILRGTGTAKRSLVVVGPSAGFASGIGGTTHNIVDKYVPVGATSFNVDSTTNWSVGDPVVVRRPSTADWIADIGMDSIPPRSDGSTVNQWAPGSYDQLYERVITRIEGDRVFLNAPLMNAFELQYGGGTIFRYTFPRINNVGIENIRGKSDFVGAEDEDHANTFIELQAVEDAWVSNVTGQHFVFATVHATSRSIRVTVDDAQSLDPVSIVTGGRRYPFNADGQFILMKNLYSEFGRHDFVNNARTRNRGPNVFLDAVAVNSFSSTGPHQSWSTGTLYDTVKTDNLIEARNRGNFGSGHGWGGANFVFWNTVADTNIVQNPPTAQNWLIGAIGSVIEETRFGPQPSGNYDSIGSPIDFGDPNNPTNSLYVAQRNEANSYADTQLAEYVIGDYDLGAYDSAGSVDTVIADPAWLSTITANTSTTILSSMDGGDQDGILPISFAPQLTTNEVIVSALVSIGIRDLDDATTGEVWIDSVADRRSFASLGILASPTFNRTQTVTLELTGAELSAFADGRLDLAVSDAVVDWLNVQLVIGEQTALIEQTVQDGTRVLVEEFDNGGPFVAYYDSTQGNAGGQARPDEDVDLYAASIVLGNIADGEWLEFSRDIVPGVYDIDVRAWSTNANPKGVRILIAENSSTQSFTELGSIDVPDTGNERLIHTIESVDLTAWGGEDRVLRVEFYGSQFGYDWLEFTNTAASVAGRSVAYRGAGATYGEGMTDPNKSALRGYGAAASMANYTNYSRGLNRVIVDIDNLPATTLAASDFEFRVGNTEDFGNNLAWTSMPSSAIDVAPLAGTTKRVTIDWPHQAIMNKWLEVTIKANANTGLTQNDVFYFGNQVGDINGSTSASKHVTVNAFDTLGVRFNQSPTSNSVGIDNIYDIDRNGSVNAFDTLGVRFNQMPSGGLMMITLPPAAAPVAASFANAAQQNPNNALDVNGDGQVTALDALMGINFLGQTIASSELTGSARRPSSANFYDVNGDGLVTALDSLRIINKLGRSSDQLAEQMFIPQLESISDDLDWVSDRQRQQVGFIDLALIAWN; this comes from the coding sequence ATGCTTCACAAAAAAAAGAAGCGCCGTCGTTTAATAGTAGAGCGTTTGGAATCGCGAGCTCTGTTGGCTGCGGGCATTGACGTAGCGTTGTATGAGTTCACAACGCATGATCCGTCAAACGGAGTCCTGCATCTTTTCTCCAGCGACACCCACGCGTCGACTACCGCCAGTGACATTACCTCAAGCTTGTTTCTTGGTTTCACCGGCAACGGAGACCCGCCGCGTGGATTGGCGCTCGGCGGTGCATTTGATGAAACGAGTGAGCCGACGCCAGCAGGTGGTCAGAACGACTATCTTGAATTCACGATCGCACCGGACGCTGGATTTGAATTGAGTCTGTCACGGTTCGCGATGCAGGTTCGAAAGAATGATCCGAATTCCAAGGATAGTTACTCCGTCTACTTCGATAACGACCCTGGCGCAGGCGGTGACAACTTCACAACCAAAATCCTCAGTCAAACGATCTTCAGCGAGGATATTTTTGAAACGCTTGACGTCGATTTGGAGAGCGTTGCGATGCTTGCCAATCAAACGACACCCATTACATTTCGCGTCTACAGCTGGGGAACCGTTGGCCTGGGCACCGCGCGGTTGGACAACATTCGAGTCCAGGCGGTTGCTGAAACGAGCAGTGGATCGATTTACGCTTACTATGGTGACTCGGAACGACTCATCAATCCGCTCGACGAACTCGGCAACCGTGTCGCCGATTTCTCGACCGCGGGATACAAGTACGGCAACTCGCCGATTCCCGACGTGACACAATCGATCGCGGCTGCCCGCGTGGTGAATGTCTCGCCAATCGCCGGTGACAATACCGCACATATTCAAGCTGCGATCGATCAAGTGGAAGCGATGTCGCTTGATGCGAACGGATTCCGCGGCATTGTTCAGCTGGGCGCCGGTGATTTTCCCATCAACGATCAGGTAAACATACTTGGCAGCGGCGTTGTTCTACGCGGGGTTGGTGATGGTGATGATCCGTTGGTCGATACGATTCTGCGCGGAACCGGTACAGCGAAACGGTCGCTCGTTGTCGTTGGCCCATCGGCAGGTTTTGCATCGGGAATCGGCGGTACCACTCATAACATTGTCGACAAATATGTCCCGGTGGGTGCCACTAGCTTCAACGTTGATTCGACGACGAACTGGTCGGTCGGCGATCCGGTTGTCGTGCGTCGTCCCAGTACAGCGGACTGGATTGCGGATATCGGGATGGACAGTATTCCACCGCGATCCGATGGCAGCACGGTGAATCAGTGGGCTCCTGGATCCTATGACCAACTGTACGAACGTGTCATAACGCGCATCGAGGGCGATCGCGTTTTCCTCAATGCGCCATTGATGAATGCGTTCGAGCTTCAGTACGGCGGGGGAACGATTTTTCGATATACGTTCCCAAGAATCAACAATGTTGGCATCGAGAACATTCGCGGCAAGTCAGACTTTGTTGGCGCCGAGGACGAAGACCACGCGAACACATTCATCGAACTTCAGGCGGTAGAAGATGCCTGGGTAAGCAACGTGACCGGACAACATTTCGTTTTTGCAACGGTGCATGCAACGAGCCGTTCGATCCGAGTGACGGTTGACGATGCGCAAAGTCTTGATCCGGTTTCCATTGTGACAGGTGGTCGTCGATACCCATTCAATGCGGATGGCCAATTTATATTGATGAAGAATTTGTATTCCGAATTTGGCCGACATGACTTTGTCAACAATGCGAGAACTCGTAATCGTGGACCCAACGTTTTTCTTGACGCCGTCGCCGTCAATTCATTTAGCAGCACGGGGCCTCATCAAAGCTGGTCCACAGGTACTCTTTACGACACGGTCAAAACAGACAATTTGATTGAAGCTCGCAATCGGGGCAACTTTGGCTCGGGACATGGATGGGGCGGCGCGAACTTTGTTTTTTGGAATACCGTTGCTGACACAAACATTGTTCAGAATCCACCGACCGCACAAAATTGGCTCATTGGGGCCATCGGGTCAGTGATCGAGGAAACTCGTTTTGGTCCCCAGCCATCGGGAAACTACGATTCGATCGGTTCTCCCATCGATTTTGGTGATCCCAACAATCCGACGAACAGCCTGTACGTCGCCCAGCGGAACGAAGCGAACTCGTACGCCGATACTCAATTGGCGGAATACGTGATCGGCGACTACGATCTTGGCGCGTACGACAGCGCCGGCAGTGTCGACACCGTTATCGCCGACCCCGCGTGGTTGTCAACGATCACAGCCAACACGTCGACGACGATACTTAGTTCGATGGACGGCGGCGACCAGGATGGCATCCTGCCGATTTCATTCGCGCCGCAGTTGACCACCAACGAAGTCATCGTCTCGGCATTGGTTTCGATCGGAATTCGAGACTTGGACGATGCGACGACCGGTGAGGTTTGGATCGATTCGGTAGCGGATCGCCGTTCGTTCGCGTCGCTGGGAATCCTGGCGTCACCGACTTTCAATCGAACGCAAACTGTGACTTTGGAGCTAACCGGCGCAGAATTGTCAGCGTTTGCAGATGGTCGGCTCGACCTGGCGGTCAGTGATGCGGTTGTCGATTGGTTGAATGTGCAACTGGTGATTGGCGAACAAACCGCACTCATCGAGCAAACCGTCCAAGACGGTACTCGCGTGTTGGTTGAGGAGTTTGATAACGGTGGTCCGTTTGTCGCCTACTACGATTCGACCCAGGGGAACGCAGGCGGCCAAGCCCGGCCCGACGAAGACGTCGACTTGTATGCCGCCAGCATCGTCTTGGGCAACATCGCCGATGGCGAGTGGCTGGAGTTTTCCCGAGACATCGTTCCCGGTGTTTACGACATCGACGTGCGGGCGTGGTCGACCAATGCTAACCCCAAGGGAGTTCGAATTCTGATCGCCGAAAACTCTTCGACGCAGTCGTTTACCGAGTTAGGATCGATCGATGTCCCTGATACAGGTAACGAAAGACTTATCCACACGATCGAAAGCGTTGACTTGACGGCGTGGGGCGGTGAGGACCGAGTTCTGAGGGTTGAATTCTACGGAAGCCAATTCGGTTACGACTGGTTAGAATTCACGAACACGGCCGCCAGCGTCGCTGGCCGTAGCGTGGCTTACCGCGGCGCCGGCGCGACTTACGGCGAAGGCATGACCGATCCAAACAAGTCGGCGCTGCGCGGCTACGGTGCCGCGGCATCGATGGCCAACTACACCAATTACTCACGGGGACTCAACCGAGTCATCGTCGACATCGACAACCTGCCGGCGACGACACTGGCGGCATCGGACTTCGAATTTCGGGTCGGCAACACCGAGGACTTTGGCAACAACCTCGCATGGACGTCCATGCCGTCTTCGGCGATCGACGTGGCACCGCTCGCGGGTACGACCAAACGCGTCACCATCGACTGGCCTCATCAAGCCATCATGAACAAGTGGCTGGAAGTCACCATCAAGGCAAACGCCAACACCGGGCTCACTCAAAACGATGTGTTTTATTTCGGCAATCAAGTCGGTGACATCAACGGGTCCACGTCAGCTTCGAAGCATGTGACGGTCAACGCGTTTGACACGTTGGGCGTTCGATTCAACCAGAGCCCCACCAGCAACAGTGTCGGGATCGACAACATCTATGACATCGACCGCAACGGATCGGTCAACGCCTTCGATACATTGGGCGTCCGATTCAACCAGATGCCGTCGGGCGGGTTGATGATGATCACGTTGCCGCCGGCTGCGGCGCCGGTCGCTGCCAGTTTTGCAAACGCCGCGCAACAGAATCCAAACAATGCACTGGACGTCAACGGGGATGGTCAGGTCACGGCGCTGGACGCCTTGATGGGGATCAACTTCCTTGGACAAACCATTGCCTCATCCGAGTTGACGGGTTCTGCAAGACGCCCGTCGTCCGCCAACTTCTATGATGTCAACGGTGACGGTCTGGTCACGGCACTGGATAGCTTGCGGATCATCAACAAGCTTGGACGATCGTCCGACCAGCTAGCCGAGCAGATGTTCATTCCCCAACTTGAATCGATATCCGATGATCTCGATTGGGTTTCTGATCGCCAGCGGCAGCAAGTCGGTTTCATCGATCTAGCGCTGATCGCTTGGAACTGA
- a CDS encoding isochorismatase family protein codes for MLNPLFPRFDRIALVVIAGFIACPIRSAAQTAGDATAIEMTIRYETETDPKRHQFKTVEEPRTWTATETAIVVCDMWDQHWCRGATDRVAEMAPRMNQVIQRAREQGVLIIHCPSACLDFYKGTPMRQRAIDAAQSAKDDPSLQSKTPLQGWCWLDPVREPSLPIDDTDGGCDCDPTCQQHEAWTRQIETIRIDPSDAITDSDEAFYLMKQRGIKNVIVMGVHLNMCVLGRPFSIRQMVQQGQNVVLVRDLTDTMYNSRKSPYVSHFDGTRLVTQHVERYWCPTITSTDVDGGPEFHFAAD; via the coding sequence ATGTTGAATCCTTTATTCCCCCGTTTCGATCGGATCGCCTTGGTGGTGATTGCTGGCTTCATCGCTTGTCCCATCCGATCCGCCGCACAAACGGCAGGTGATGCGACGGCGATCGAAATGACCATCCGCTACGAAACAGAAACCGACCCGAAACGCCATCAATTCAAGACGGTGGAGGAACCTCGCACGTGGACGGCAACCGAAACGGCCATCGTCGTTTGCGACATGTGGGACCAGCACTGGTGTCGCGGTGCCACCGATCGCGTGGCCGAAATGGCACCGAGAATGAACCAGGTGATTCAGCGGGCTCGCGAACAAGGGGTGCTGATCATTCACTGTCCAAGTGCGTGCTTGGATTTCTACAAAGGCACACCGATGCGGCAACGGGCGATCGATGCGGCCCAGTCCGCCAAGGACGATCCGTCGCTGCAATCCAAGACTCCATTGCAAGGTTGGTGCTGGCTGGATCCCGTTCGTGAACCATCGCTGCCGATCGACGATACCGATGGTGGATGCGATTGCGATCCCACGTGCCAGCAACACGAAGCCTGGACGCGCCAGATCGAAACGATTCGCATTGACCCGAGCGATGCCATCACTGACAGCGACGAAGCCTTCTACTTGATGAAGCAACGCGGCATCAAGAACGTCATCGTGATGGGCGTACATTTGAACATGTGCGTTCTAGGGCGCCCGTTTTCCATTCGCCAAATGGTCCAGCAGGGCCAAAACGTCGTGCTGGTCCGCGATTTGACCGACACGATGTACAACTCGCGAAAAAGTCCCTACGTCAGCCATTTCGACGGCACACGTTTGGTCACCCAACACGTTGAACGTTACTGGTGCCCCACCATCACCAGCACCGACGTCGACGGCGGCCCCGAGTTCCATTTCGCGGCTGATTGA